The genomic segment GGTCTACAATCTTTCATCCTATATCGCTTGAGAACTTTCTCGGTATAGCCTTTCTGAGATAATCCAAGAACACCTCGAGAACAATCCCGATGTATCTGAATACCCAGTACAAAAGATGCATCACCAAGATATTTCATATCAAAATtcttagattgaaatctcttgGTGTCATGCAACAACTCTATATCATTTGATagtgagtagaatgtcatcaacatattaaaccataaaaatatgtttactcccactgaaCTTATGGTACACACAATCATCGACAAAATTCATCTCAAAACCAAACGAGATGATCACttgataaaatttgaaataccaTTTTCAAGATGCCTGTTTGAGCCCATAGATGGATTTCTTTAATTTGCAAACCATATTATTTGTGTCTTTGGACACAAAATTTCTCTGTACCATATAACTTGTTTCATCAATATCATTTAGAAACGCaattttacatccatctgatgaAGCTCAAGATCGAAATATGTCACAAAAGccattataatttttaaagagTCTTTCGAAGAAACCGGAGAGAAAATATCTTTATAGTGAATGCCTTCTTTCTGTGTAAAACCTTTAGTGACAAGACGAGCCTTATATTTTTCCACATTGCCTTTTGAATCCCTTTTgattttaaatatcaatttgCAAACAATGGACCTTTAGGCAATGGGACAAGATCCTATACGTCATTGTCCTTCATAGACTTTATCTCCTCATTCATGACATCATTCCACTTTTGATAGTGAGAACTTTCCATTGCTTGACGGAAGCTAATATGATCGTCCTCCATTAGTCCAATGTCTGCCtcatgttcttgaagaaatacaATGTAATCATCTGGCACTGTATTTCTCCGCAATCTAGCGGATCTCCTTAATGGCATAGCTTCTAGAGGTGCTTGAGTTTGTTCATCTGGAATTGAAAGATCTCTAATATTTTCTTCCTATAATGTGTCTTGGTCAAAGTGAGGATTGTGATCCTGATCAAATTCCAAGACACCTATGGAATATTTACAATTCCTCTTCAAAGACAATATCCCTTACTTTATCTGCCCCCCGCAAACTCAACATCCTCAAAGAACCGAGCATTTCTTGACACAAAAATCAACTTACTTGTGTGATCATAAAACTTGTAACCCTTGGATCTTTCAGAGTAtccaataaaataacaactgacCATTCTTGAGTCCAGTTTCTTTTCATTAGGTTTTAAGGCCTTGCCTCAGTTGGACATCCCCAAACGTGCAGATGCTTAAGACTATGGTTTTTAGCCGTCCAAAGTTCATGATGGATTTTGGTCGCTGCCTTAGTTGGAACCCTGTTAAGGATATATGATGCGGTCTTTAGTGTTTCTCCCCAGAGTGATTCTGGTAAGGTAGAATGAATGATCATACTTCTCACCATGTCTTTAAGCGTTCTGTTTCGTCTTTCAGCAACACCATTCATAGTGGACGAACCCGGCATTGTGTATTGTGGGACGATACTGTATTCTTCTAGGAATCTAACAAAAGGTCCTGGACGTTGTTCACCTGAATCGTCATACCTACCATAGTATTCACCACCATGGTCAGATCTAACTCTTATAATCTTAAAGCCaagttgattttcaacttcAACTTTATAGTTTTTGAACACATCCAATGACTGTACTTTTTTATGAATGAGATAACCGAAGCCATATCTTGAAAAATTATCCGTGAACGTTATAAAATACTATTGAAAATTCCAAGAAGCCGAAGGAAATGGTCCAAAAATATCAATATGTATAAGTTCTAAGACGTTTAAACACCTATTGGCTTTTAATTTCcttttgttattttgttttctctttATACAATTAACACAATTATTAAAATCTGTataattgttggaacatttcatgtttgaaatcttgattttgatgttaacaaaactcgttattgtgtttttaacatatttactcaagtgtgaagttattaACACAAGAAGAAAACCGAAACTGAGTTTAGCCAAActaaatttctggcgagcttcgttattttgattatatctctcagctggataattcaaatgacaatccaTTAATTTGACCAAGTGGTAGTTCACTTCAGTTgggaaaaatcgaattttatctAGGCCAAACCGTTCGTTGAATGACcaaactgattgcacgaaaatAGTAATCAATTTGGTATGAGTAGTTGAGGTATTTTGcccatatctctcagctcgattATTGGAATAAAGTGATTCGGTATGCGTTGAAAAGATAATacgatgatctacaaatcatcttcagaagtcaaattctgaatcgaagcttaagataCTGATAAATGgtgatgaagctactggttctacACAAACAGAAATAAGCAATTTCAGCACATCAGATtgagctgctgaccagttcagtTTCAACCGCTGATCAGTTTCAACCGCTGACTAGTTCAACCATTGACCAACCGCTGAACGACCAGTTTAAGCtcgggaaaatgtccagcaaggAGAATTTGAAAATTACAATTTCAGAAACAATACAAAAACTTTCCAAACgttcatattcttgtgtctcccgtatatatcattgttgaggcctataaatacaacatcttgaagatcaaacaagagcttttgaaagGGATTAAAAAGCATGTGCAGTTAGCATGaaaaaatatgttagttgagagCGCAAgtccttgtgtgaggatacatttgagatttacaatgtaaaggataaattcctcaaacatatacaagagagttgaacttcaaagtttagttgagtgaatCTTCACACAAAGACATATTCAGAAGCATACATTTCTTAGCACGTCAAGCATGGTCATATGCCTATCACTGCCACAAAAAAACAACCGGAACTTTGAGAATCACTAGAAATATTCTGTTGTTTCTTCGGAGGCTGTGTATCTGCAACTTCCTTATCCTTCCTTTTCTTTCCATTATCATTCGAGGTAGAGGCATACTGAACACTTTCTGTCTTGTTTTGCTTCAACTTTTCATGTTCCTGTACACAGTGTGAGATGAGCTCATTCAGAGACCAAGTCTATTTCTGACAGTTATAGCTCATTTTGAACTGGTTAAATTGAGGAGGAAGAGAAATCAAATTAGGTTCACCAGCAAGTCCTCAGAGAGGTCAAGCTTCAGTGCTTTCAACCTTGAAGCAAGATGAGACATTTCCATAATGTACTCATTGATGTTGTCCTTACCCCCGTACCTCATTGAAACAAGGCTTGCCAAAAGTGTACCAATTTCAGACTTTTCACTTTTAGCAAACCTCTTTTCAAGGTCTTGAAAGAAAGCCTTAGCCGTAGCAATGTCGCTAGACATTGTGCCCCTGAATGTTTCTAGAATGACCCTCTTCATGTTCATCATACACATGCGATTCGATCTCTTCCACCTTTCAAACTCTCTCTTTTCATCAGAGGTACTCTTATCTGTAACGGCAGGAGGAACGGGAGGAGGAGAGTCAACCCTTATCGCAATGTCCAAATCCAGACTCTGAGAACTATCAATAAATTCTCTTGCCATGATTTTAAATTAGAGCCATTTAACATAGAAATAGAATTAATGTTCGAATGAATATTTGCAAGAGTTAAATCTGAACAGATAACAAAAACCAAATATACATGCTCAAccaaatatccaaataaaataatcaataaattcaaataatgtaAACCTCATAAACAGAATATCGAGCACACCATTAATGTTTCATATTTGGACAAAAAATTAACTTGTAAGTGATATTCTGTTGCAGCAGTCAAACACTGATAGTAACTATCATGTCAAATAACAACCTTCCTTTGAGCCGATTTATTATTCACATGAAAAACTGAACAACTATCACATATTTATCACTACAAGTGTATATAtagttaaataaatattaattttcttttGAGCCAATTAATATTCATATAGATCACATATACCAAAattcttttttatttcaaaataaaattaattttcataaaagaTGTCACTTTGACGACATTTTATATCAATTgatctattttaaaaaaatgcataTAACCTTATCATTATTTGAATAATTGAATATTTAACCTTAAACCGAATAAACCTGAATCGAAAAAAAGTTGAATTTCCATACGTGTCGACCCAAATCCGTACGGCCAGACCCAGATCCGTACGAGCTGACCCGAAtccctaattttttttaatccaaattttcgattttcctccaatttttttattgaaaaaaactagaagaaaatttgaaatcttatccaaatccttaaaattttcaacCAAATGTTTTTACCAAAACTGAAACTTTAAAAGATTTAGTTTTCAATCAAATATTTTCCAGatataaaatcatatcaaaatattttccagATATGAAACCATATCAAAAAGTTTTTTAAACAAAGTCTTCTTTTCCAGATCTGAATCCAAATTATATCcaaaaatttaaacaaatcTCAACGATTCAAGTATTAGTGGCTCTGATATCACTTGTTGGAGAAAATCTATAAACCGCAGAATCCATCATGTTAAATaattaagaatttgactgaaaacttAAGCAGAAGCGTACATGAAGCTATAATCCTGATTTCTTTAGAACATGTCTTGATCTTCCAGATCTACGCGCTCTTTACTTGAGAGAATCCTTTAGTTTTATCTTCAAAACTATTTTCTTAATGGGAAAGAGAATATGGATCGTGATAGAGCGTGATTTAGAAACCATGacccatatatatagataatgtTTACCAatattttctgatatttctgttttagcctatcataaaaacaaaatttataCTTATGTCTCTACACATTAAATGCTCACAATCTATTAGATAGATTAATGCCCAATAACCTGAAACCTTAGTTGATCACTTTGGACATAACTTAATAGATAATCAACAACGCATAATTATCCACATACAAGCCCATATAAATGATTTAACATCTCTGGTTCTCGTTCCCTCCTCCGTATTTTCAGAAAAGAAATTAACATAGATTTGAAAGATTTGATCCTTATGTGCTCTATTTTGTGAATCTCTTCATTTCTTCCACTTAAGCTATCCTCCCATGTTGTGACTTCTTATCGCCAAATACAACTTTTTTGTAGTTTGGATCATTATCATTACTCCCACTTTCATCACCAGCCTTCCCATGAAATTCGATCTCCTCTCGTTACCCTCAATTTTGCACGCTCACATCGATGGTTCATTAGTGGGACAATTTCTTCAAACGAGGGGACGGTTTCCCTAGTGCAATTTGAAGATTTTGCAGAGAAGGATTGGTCATTTCTTGACACGGACTATCCAAGTTTTGATGAAGTGCATAGACTGAAGATGGACCGAATCATTTCGGCTGGaggtagggatgtaaatgaactaAATCATTtgcgagctattcgaagctcagCTCAataaaaagctcgtttgagttcgtttgttaatcatatcaagcCAAGCTTAAGCTTAATTTCGAGGtcgaaaatttaatcaaaccaaactcaagcctaaggatattcggctcgtgagttcacaaacatgttcgataataggttcgcAAACATGTTCAATAATAGGCTCATGAGCTCGAGCTTGTAAGCTCGAGCTTGTAAGCTCAAGCTtgactcatttgttgagttgacaaataaaaatattagaactAATGTCAATGAAACGAATTGAACACAAAACATAGTTGGAAAAATATGAATTTATATCACATAGTcacaattataatttttatcttACTTGCATATCATTATACTACAATGTTctttaaaacataataaattaacAGAAATACACCAACTTATACTTTTTccccaaaaaaatttatatcacCAAGTCATACACACGTTGAATAACTTTACAAATTATTAtcctaaaatattatattaaattgaatataatgaatttatattgattaaaaaataaaatttatatggaACACATCAAATGAAGTATTAAAGGAGTGAAATTATTGCAATGTTATTTATATAGTGATATTAGTGTATGACGAATATTTGTTATCTGGATGCTAGATGTATTATTTTGGGATGTTCATAATATAACGAGTTTATGTTTTTTTAGTTGTTATTTTTGtcgttttggttatttatgaatgaatttatatttttatgtctgatttaaaaTTAGTAATAGATAAgtttaatttttaacaagctcgaatGATCAAGCTCAAATTCGATCTCAATTCTATGCTttacgagctcgaaaacgagccgagctcaagccAGACTTAttaaacatgataaacgagctattaatgaattAAGCTCGAGTctggcttgattaacatgataaacgagcttttaacgagtcgagctcgagctAAACAATCTTAAACAGACCAAATTTAAGCTTGATACTGTTTGTTTTGGTGTGAATTTTTACTTCCCTAGTTGGAGACATTACGGAAACCTCGAGGGTTCTTGTTTCCATTGGTTCTGAAGCATTTGTGGATAGAGTTGTTGATACATCACCAGTCGAACAGTTACTTGTCGTACATGACTCTCTTTTAACTTTGGCTTGCATCAAGGAGAAACATGACAAGGTCAAATGCTGGCAAGGTGAACTGGTCCATGTACCTGAGAAGTGGACACCTTTTGATGTTGTATTCCTCTACTTCCTCCCTGGTCTAGCCTTTGAACTCGGTGAGGTTCTTGGAGCTCTTGCCAAGCTTTGTTCGCCAGGTAACATTGAATTTATATAGCGATCTTTTTCGATCATTCTGGTACTTCTCATCTTTAAATTTCCGTTCTCTTGTTTTACACCTTTTCTAGTTTTGGTTGAATGTTTCAATACGCTGGTTGAGTTGATTGTTCAAATCTCGAACTATAGCAATGGATGGAAGACTAAACAATGCCATGTTTTAGCATGATTTTTTGAGTTGTAATTCTCGGGGCTTATTTATATTCTTGTTCAATGTTTTACTCCTAATCGTAGTATGTTGTAAAACCAAATCTTGTTTGCTTTTTGAGATCTTGCGTTGGCGAATTTTTTCTTTGCTGTTTATGGTTGGATGACTTGAAGGTGAACGAGTTGTGATGAGCCATCCACAAGGAAGGCGAGCGGTTGAAGAGCAACGGCTTAAGTATCCAGATGTCGTGGTTTCCAATTTGCCAGAGGAAACGATACGTCTGAGCGTTCATTTGAAGTGGTTGAATTTGTGGATGAACCTGCTGGATTCTACCTACCGTTCTGAGAGTCAAAACACATTGCAGGGAATGTAAACGTGTGTACCATTGTTATTTCATTTGATCTAGAACAAGTTTGTTCCTTGGCATTTGAACAGTGAATTTGCGTTAGTTTTTACTAACGATTTATGTCAGAAAATATTACGCCAAACCACGTCAAATCAAGTATAAAGCAACTGCCCGCACAAAGAACCACCAGCCAAAAAACGATATAATTGTTTCAAGTAATGATCAAATATTATGTTTCAACAAAAATTTTGCAGATGGCcaaacaaaataaattgaagtaaaATCACCACCAAACATAAATGGAAGTCTCTAATACTCTCCCTCGGCCTACTTTCCACagagaagaaaaaagaaaaaaatggcaATCCCAAGAAGATGATTATCGAGCACCAAATCAAAAGTCGAGTGTTCAAATCTTCCATCATTCAGTACTCAGGTATGAAGATACTGCTTTATATCGAAGTGCTCAAAGTTTCCACCATTCGATATGAAATCAGAAATATACCAACCGGAAGCCACTTGAATTGCTCACTTCAGAGTAAAATCAAAAAGTACCAACGCTTCAGGAAAGTGAAAATTTAATGCCATTACTGGCAGCAAACAAGTTGTATTCTTCGATGGCATCTTTCTTATTGATGAAATGATCACCATCAGGACACTTTGCAGAAGAGTCCCATGTAATTCCTTCTCTTGATGAAGCAGGATCAACATTAAACCCTGTTGAAAGAGCTACAGGGCCACCAAAATGGAAAAGAGAAAAACCCTGATTATCCCCCACATCCAACTTGTTAGATTTCTCATTCTGTGTTGGATCCACCACCATTGGTGGTTTTGCAGGAATCTGGTCAGTTTCAGCCATATTCTCCACGTTCTGTTGCAATTCTTTCTGCCCACTTAGATTGGCAGTATGTGCCTTTGCGCTAACACCCTTGACCTGTGCAACTGGCTGGAAAAATGGTATGTGTGCAGGGTTCAGCAATGGGGGTGGCAGATGCTGTAAGGTTCCATACTGCATTAGCCCTGCATTGCCATTCAAACCATAACCAAAAGTGTTGGGGAATAAATAATGGTTGGTGTGAGGTAAGGGCATCAATCCATTTGTAGAACCAGCTGACCAATTTAGTGAACTCGGATGGTAACAGTTGACAGGTGGGGCATGAAAGAATGCATAATGTGGAAGCAAGCTCGGAGGATGAGCAACTCCTAAACTGACATTTAATCTCCTGTTGTCATTATACGAGGTTGCTTCTGAAGGAAAATTTTCCAAAGAAATGGTCCTCGTGGAATCAGATCCCTGGACCTTAGTGTCCTGCCCTCTCTCTGTGCTGTGGTCTATCACAACACTGTGGCAAGCAGTGAACTCATTTTTCAAGTAGCATGATGTTTCTCTTCCATCGGCGTTTCGTGATGCCTCCTTTGCATCTGATATGGATATTGTTTCTGGATTTTGAGAGTTCGACGAGGATGTGTTACTGTCTCCCTCACTGAGGAATGAGTAGTTATCAGAGTTGGAAGAACTGATAACTGATGACTCTGGTGTTCCATGTGGAGATCCGGTCATAGAGTGTGGCTTGGGATCCTCTGCTACTGCCTCCTTTGAATATTGTAAAGGTTTGTCTATTACATGGAACACATTTTCTGTTTCTATGCAATTATCAGCTGTGGATACCGTTGACCCTCTTACATCATTACCCAGATGATTGTTTCGAGCTGGAATAAATATCGCTTCATAAGAACCAGAAGCACCTGATGATTCAGGGGCTTCAACTTTCAGTGTGGATCTCAAGGTAACACCAGGGTCTGAGTTTCCTTGCAGGCATTTCTTTCGCGAATCCAATGGTTCCCAAACTTTCTTAATATTAGGAGGGTGCAGGTGGCGAGCAATGAACTTGCTTTTATGTCGCCCAATAATCTCAGGTACGGACTCCTGTTGAGGATACTTGTTGCTGCGTTGATATGGTTTCAATAAATCTGATGGAGACAGCGACTTAATTCCATATTTAggttcttgagttacttttatcaCGTGAGACTCTGGCCTAATGAAACCATTAACGCTTCTTGCAGAATCAAAACCTTCTGAATGATTTCTAGATGCAAAACTGCTCATGATCGCTCCAGTTTCTGATACTGAAGAACCTTTTTTCCTATCAGACCATTTCAAACTTACTTCTGGCTGGGAATCTTTACGGAACCTCAGCTTCCTACGAGTGTATTTAACACGATCAGTTAGGAGACATGAGTTCCAGTCTCTCCTCTTTCCAAACTCCTCCCCAGTCAAACTATCTCCAGAGTGATTGACCATATTTGAATAAATGTAGTCCGTAAAAAGCAGGTTATCTCGAATATCAGGGGACAAAGGACTGACAGGTATTTCACAGACTGTGTCACTGCTGCAAACAACATTGGCTTCCTCGTCAACATATAACGCTGATTCCTCTGAAATATCAGGAGCCTGTGAATCTATACTTGATTCAGTACCACATTTATTTTCCCACTTTTCCTTATTTCTTAACCTTTCCTTTCTTCGgagtttcttttccttttctttaatTTTCCTGCGTTCCTTGCGCTCTTCTTCTTCACGCTTTTccatttcttcttcttcaagaAGTTTCGTCTGTGCAATCAAAAATTGAAAGGGATCAGTTATGAATCCAAATTAAGAAGTTCGATTCTAATAGGCCAACAGATAGATACAGCTGTGACAGTACGATAGATTAAACACCT from the Primulina eburnea isolate SZY01 chromosome 3, ASM2296580v1, whole genome shotgun sequence genome contains:
- the LOC140827095 gene encoding uncharacterized protein, which produces MDRIISAGDITETSRVLVSIGSEAFVDRVVDTSPVEQLLVVHDSLLTLACIKEKHDKVKCWQGELVHVPEKWTPFDVVFLYFLPGLAFELGEVLGALAKLCSPGERVVMSHPQGRRAVEEQRLKYPDVVVSNLPEETIRLSVHLKWLNLWMNLLDSTYRSESQNTLQGM
- the LOC140827094 gene encoding uncharacterized protein, whose protein sequence is MPGISQRIDNFTEDSIDIDHRNPLVGNGVVPFHSCNGSSASNDGFWLKHRDDVSYNQLQKFWCELTLQARQKLMRIDKQTLFEHARKKMYCSRCNGMLLEGFLQIVMYGKSLQPVASGGQCCVEFACNQTDDELHIANRCHDDSIDPSVHPWGGLTTAKDGTLTLLNCYLCSKSFKGLQNVFDSACARERERELLYPDACGGSGRGWISQGVAGYGRVHGIRETCALHTARLSVETLADFWAALGEETQQSLLRMKEDDFVERLMYRFYRKRFCRDCRRNVIREFKELKELKRMRMEPRCTSWFCAADTAFQYEVSFDTIQADWHQTFLDSFGAFHHFEWAIGTGEGKSDILEFENVGLSGKVQVTGLDLSGLNACYITLRAWKKDGRYNELCVKAHALHGQQCIHCRLVVGDGFVTIKRGESIRRFFEHAEEAEEEEDDDSEDKDGNELDSDCSRPQKHAKSPELAREFLLDAATVIFKEQVEKAFREGTARQNAHGIFVCLALKLLEERVHVACKEIITLEKQTKLLEEEEMEKREEEERKERRKIKEKEKKLRRKERLRNKEKWENKCGTESSIDSQAPDISEESALYVDEEANVVCSSDTVCEIPVSPLSPDIRDNLLFTDYIYSNMVNHSGDSLTGEEFGKRRDWNSCLLTDRVKYTRRKLRFRKDSQPEVSLKWSDRKKGSSVSETGAIMSSFASRNHSEGFDSARSVNGFIRPESHVIKVTQEPKYGIKSLSPSDLLKPYQRSNKYPQQESVPEIIGRHKSKFIARHLHPPNIKKVWEPLDSRKKCLQGNSDPGVTLRSTLKVEAPESSGASGSYEAIFIPARNNHLGNDVRGSTVSTADNCIETENVFHVIDKPLQYSKEAVAEDPKPHSMTGSPHGTPESSVISSSNSDNYSFLSEGDSNTSSSNSQNPETISISDAKEASRNADGRETSCYLKNEFTACHSVVIDHSTERGQDTKVQGSDSTRTISLENFPSEATSYNDNRRLNVSLGVAHPPSLLPHYAFFHAPPVNCYHPSSLNWSAGSTNGLMPLPHTNHYLFPNTFGYGLNGNAGLMQYGTLQHLPPPLLNPAHIPFFQPVAQVKGVSAKAHTANLSGQKELQQNVENMAETDQIPAKPPMVVDPTQNEKSNKLDVGDNQGFSLFHFGGPVALSTGFNVDPASSREGITWDSSAKCPDGDHFINKKDAIEEYNLFAASNGIKFSLS